In one Silene latifolia isolate original U9 population chromosome 10, ASM4854445v1, whole genome shotgun sequence genomic region, the following are encoded:
- the LOC141605913 gene encoding cyclin-dependent kinase F-1 encodes MDSPTESKSWSIYGRKEITSKFDIHNRIGSGAYSDVYKASRKSDGLTVALKEIHDYQSAFREIEALKALQNCPNVVVLIEYFWREDEDAVLVLEYLPTDLASVISDGKKRRDKESGISVGEIKRWMIQILLGVDACHRSNIVHRDLKPSNLLVSANGVLKLADFGQARILLDPGFSTSVDDLQHNQHTIPSESEPGTSNDLVQQARANENQGDANREQLFRNLIEQKEKNPTIDDTDKESNVPDGDFSCLATCTASELEDDFFGGSYSCDPYEGVEDNHGLFTSCVGTRWFRAPELLYGSTNYGIEVDLWSLGCIFAELLSLEPIFPGTSDIDQLARIFNTLGNLTEENFPGCSNLPDYKMISFNKIEKPVGVEGCLTGRSPDEILIVKKLLCFDPASRATAMELLHDKYLNEEPMPVPVSELRVPSTRWVPDEDSPRDWHDYRETGSDSDFDEFGGVNFTKTDTGFSIRFD; translated from the exons ATGGATTCACCAACTGAATCAAAGAGTTGGAGCATATACGGCCGTAAAGAAATCACCTCTAAATTCGACATCCATAATCGCATTGGTTCTGGCGCTTATTCCGACGTTTACAAAGCGTCACGGAAATCCGACGGTCTAACCGTCGCACTCAAAGAAATCCACGATTACCAGAGCGCCTTCCGCGAGATCGAGGCCCTAAAGGCATTACAGAATTGCCCAAACGTCGTCGttttgatcgagtacttttggcGTGAAGACGAGGATGCTGTTCTTGTGTTAGAGTATTTACCGACGGATTTAGCGTCGGTGATTTCCGACGGGAAAAAGCGTCGGGATAAAGAAAGTGGGATTTCTGTTGGGGAAATTAAGCGGTGGATGATCCAGATTTTGCTTGGGGTTGATGCTTGTCATAGGAGTAATATTGTTCATCGAGATTTGAAGCCTTCTAATTTGCTTGTTTCTGCGAATGGTGTTCTTAAATTGGCTGATTTTGGTCAG GCAAGAATTCTTTTGGATCCAGGGTTTTCTACTTCCGTGGATGACCTGCAACATAATCAGCACACTATCCCATCCGAAAGTGAACCAGGTACATCCAATGACTTGGTCCAACAGGCTCGTGCAAATGAAAATCAAGGTGATGCCAACAGAGAGCAACTCTTCAGGAACTTGATTGAGCAAAAGGAGAAAAACCCGACCATAGATGATACTGATAAGGAATCCAATGTCCCTGACGGAGATTTTTCCTGTCTTGCTACTTGTACTGCTAGTGAACTAGAAGACGACTTCTTCGGCGGTTCATACTCATGTGACCCATATGAAGGTGTCGAGGATAACCACGGCCTGTTTActtcatgtgttgggacccgatggTTTAGAGCTCCCGAGTTGCTCTATGGATCCACAAACTATGGTATAGAGGTTGACCTCTGGTCATTAGGATGCATTTTCGCAGAGTTATTGAGTTTGGAACCCATTTTTCCTGGAACTTCAGATATCGATCAGCTAGCAAGGATTTTCAACACTTTAGGTAATTTAACCGAGGAGAACTTTCCTGGTTGCTCGAACCTCCCTGATTATAAAATGATATCTTTTAATAAAATTGAGAAACCGGTGGGAGTAGAAGGATGCTTAACCGGGAGGTCTCCTGATGAAATCCTCATAGTTAAGAAGCTCTTGTGCTTTGACCCTGCAAGTAGAGCTACTGCAATGGAGTTGTTGCATGATAAGTACCTCAATGAAGAGCCTATGCCGGTTCCTGTGTCTGAGCTTAGAGTTCCTTCAACTAGGTGGGTCCCAGATGAGGATTCGCCCCGGGATTGGCATGACTATCGAGAAACTGGGTCGGATTCTGATTTTGATGAATTCGGTGGCGTGAATTTCACAAAGACGGACACTGGATTTTCTATCCGATTTGATTGA